From a single Mycolicibacterium moriokaense genomic region:
- a CDS encoding ATP-dependent nuclease, which produces MATQPSDHLVPYTRQGTGSINLLVFSLLTIIADLKGRQSVIFAMEEPEIALPPHTQRHVTRYVLQQMGQSIVTSHSAPVIEQFEPESIVMLHREGTMLTGAPINLTKIKRKTYLTNRRQFAEAILARGVLVVEGSTEAVVFPAISSVLERVRVGYTHLDFAGVSIFPCSGDGDVDRFGPIFKALGKVVYGTCDKPNATPPADVLANRAAFDHFWESAESGIEQVLVNGIPVTTLRRFLESVSARADYPGTHHPYNPAMSDDDVPALTFNVLKARKGEAYAYAAMLIEQCETEAELPTELVTILIKIDQELRTEPEEPGVP; this is translated from the coding sequence GTGGCCACCCAGCCGAGCGACCACCTTGTACCGTATACGCGCCAAGGCACGGGCTCAATCAACCTGCTGGTCTTCTCCCTGTTGACCATCATTGCCGACCTGAAAGGCAGGCAGTCGGTGATTTTCGCCATGGAGGAGCCAGAGATCGCGCTGCCTCCGCATACACAGCGACACGTCACTCGATACGTGTTGCAACAAATGGGGCAGTCAATCGTCACGTCGCACTCAGCGCCAGTGATCGAGCAGTTCGAACCCGAGAGCATCGTCATGCTTCATCGCGAAGGAACGATGCTCACAGGAGCGCCGATCAACCTGACCAAGATCAAACGAAAGACCTATCTGACGAATCGCCGCCAGTTCGCAGAGGCGATCCTCGCTCGCGGAGTGCTAGTCGTTGAGGGATCGACCGAAGCTGTTGTCTTCCCGGCCATTTCGTCTGTCTTGGAACGTGTTCGAGTCGGCTACACTCATCTCGATTTTGCTGGTGTCTCAATATTTCCATGTTCTGGTGATGGCGACGTCGACCGCTTCGGCCCAATCTTCAAGGCGCTTGGCAAGGTGGTCTACGGCACATGCGACAAGCCAAACGCGACTCCTCCGGCAGATGTGCTGGCCAACCGTGCGGCGTTCGATCATTTCTGGGAATCGGCCGAGTCAGGCATCGAGCAGGTTCTCGTCAATGGCATTCCAGTCACCACGCTTCGCAGGTTCCTCGAGTCTGTATCAGCTCGAGCGGACTACCCAGGCACTCATCATCCGTACAACCCGGCTATGTCCGACGATGACGTTCCCGCCCTCACCTTCAATGTTCTGAAAGCTCGCAAGGGGGAGGCCTACGCCTACGCCGCAATGCTCATTGAGCAGTGTGAGACTGAGGCTGAGTTGCCGACTGAACTTGTCACGATTCTGATCAAAATCGATCAGGAGTTGCGCACTGAGCCGGAGGAGCCAGGTGTACCTTAG
- a CDS encoding DUF6416 domain-containing protein: MVNGPECDCAATGRASADADLAAVVWDKLCDTARRLFSTLIDSPEERFSGDELARILGIEKGEARNRWAAYVAGPLLPGRQSHLRLVLRLPRWRVRGVLVHRRECGALPRSARRAGLGDPCKQPPRRRRHSIRSRGVRRE, translated from the coding sequence ATGGTGAATGGGCCAGAGTGTGACTGCGCGGCGACTGGAAGAGCGAGTGCCGACGCCGACTTAGCCGCTGTAGTTTGGGACAAGCTATGCGATACGGCACGGCGCTTGTTCTCGACGCTTATCGACTCGCCCGAAGAGCGGTTCAGTGGCGACGAGCTTGCGAGGATATTGGGCATTGAAAAAGGGGAGGCTCGCAATCGCTGGGCTGCTTACGTAGCCGGGCCGTTACTGCCGGGGCGTCAATCGCACTTACGCCTGGTCCTTCGACTACCCCGATGGAGAGTTCGTGGAGTACTGGTTCACCGCCGAGAATGCGGCGCTCTTCCGCGAAGCGCGCGACGCGCAGGATTAGGAGATCCCTGCAAACAGCCACCGCGCCGTCGTAGGCACTCAATACGATCGCGCGGTGTGCGCCGCGAATAA
- a CDS encoding ammonium transporter: protein MTPEVEDAIASMAAVNNEFFYWVSIALMMLIHAGFLAYEVGASRSKNVLATAMKNLLAFATIVASFYFVGWFLYNAMPSGFIEFNDAAKAALPWSDNMGPNIDDPASGIFWGAFALFAATTGSIMSGAVLERIRTSAFLVLTVLVGSVVWIIGAAWGWHGAGWMLTKLGFHDVGAAGCVHMIAGFAALGILINLGPRIGRFLPDGTAVTIRPHNLPLTMLGLMLIFTGFFGFLMGCVIYGAGGYSTIYASPTTLSAFAFNTLMGLAGGIIGAYLTSRGEPFWTISGGLAGVISVASGMDLYHPALGFIIALVGGAMIPYIGKLLEKFRIDDVVGAVAVHGGIGLYSVIMAGVFLWGYPNTDGNPSISLWGQLIGAATFAALGFIPAYLVSLAMKKVGLLRIPAEVENQGLDLTEVPATPYPEGIPVTAMPTNGIHAMVVIEEEKV, encoded by the coding sequence TTGACACCGGAAGTCGAAGACGCCATCGCATCGATGGCGGCGGTCAACAACGAGTTCTTCTATTGGGTGTCGATCGCGCTGATGATGCTCATCCACGCCGGGTTCCTGGCGTATGAGGTCGGCGCATCGCGGTCCAAGAACGTGTTGGCGACCGCGATGAAGAACCTGCTCGCCTTCGCGACCATCGTCGCCTCGTTCTATTTCGTGGGCTGGTTCCTCTACAACGCCATGCCGAGCGGGTTCATCGAGTTCAACGATGCAGCCAAGGCGGCACTCCCGTGGAGCGACAACATGGGACCGAATATCGACGACCCGGCCAGCGGCATCTTCTGGGGTGCGTTCGCGCTGTTCGCGGCGACCACCGGGTCGATCATGTCGGGCGCGGTGCTGGAGCGGATCCGTACCAGCGCCTTCCTGGTACTGACGGTGCTCGTCGGTTCGGTCGTATGGATCATCGGCGCCGCATGGGGCTGGCACGGCGCCGGATGGATGCTCACCAAGCTCGGATTCCACGACGTCGGTGCTGCTGGCTGCGTGCACATGATCGCCGGCTTTGCGGCACTGGGCATTCTGATCAATCTCGGCCCGCGCATCGGGCGGTTCCTGCCCGACGGCACCGCGGTCACCATTCGCCCGCACAACCTGCCGCTGACCATGCTGGGCCTGATGCTGATCTTCACCGGGTTCTTCGGCTTCCTGATGGGCTGCGTCATCTACGGTGCGGGCGGCTACTCCACCATCTACGCGAGCCCGACGACGTTGTCCGCCTTCGCGTTCAACACGCTGATGGGTCTGGCAGGCGGCATCATCGGCGCCTACCTCACCTCGCGCGGTGAACCGTTCTGGACCATCTCCGGCGGCCTGGCCGGCGTCATCTCGGTGGCCTCCGGTATGGACCTGTACCACCCGGCGCTGGGATTCATCATCGCTCTCGTAGGTGGCGCGATGATCCCCTACATCGGCAAGCTGCTCGAGAAGTTCCGCATCGATGACGTCGTGGGGGCCGTGGCTGTGCACGGCGGCATCGGTTTGTACTCGGTCATCATGGCGGGCGTCTTCCTGTGGGGTTACCCGAACACCGATGGAAATCCGTCGATTTCGCTGTGGGGCCAGTTGATCGGCGCCGCGACGTTCGCCGCACTCGGCTTCATTCCGGCGTACCTGGTGTCGCTGGCGATGAAGAAGGTCGGCCTGCTGCGCATTCCGGCTGAGGTGGAGAACCAGGGCCTAGACCTCACCGAGGTTCCGGCGACGCCATACCCAGAGGGCATTCCCGTTACGGCCATGCCCACCAACGGCATTCACGCCATGGTGGTCATCGAAGAGGAGAAGGTGTAA
- a CDS encoding IS3 family transposase (programmed frameshift) produces the protein MPKEQSAGKPTSRRYSPEEKAAAVRMVRALRAELGTEQGTVSRVARQLGYGVESVRSWVRQADIDDGYAPGVSTAESARIKALEQENRELKRANEILKRAAKFLRGGARPPTQEVVDFVDAHRAEFGVEPIITVLRTAGVDGPEHLLRHQDPRAVGARADEVLGPALVALWEDNYRVYGARKLWKAARRAGHDVGRDQVARLMRAAGIHGVRRGKRVPTTTPDPAAARHPDLVNRKFSASAPNQLWVTDLTFVPTWSGVAYVCFIVDAYSRMIVGWRVASHMRTTMVLDALEMARWSRGNLLEGLTCHSDAGSQFTSIRYGERLAEIGAVPSIGSIGDSFDNALAETVNGYYKAELIYGPARSGPWKTVEDVELATLGWVYWHNTNRLHSYLDDVSPTEFEAAFYDAQRTDQPLVAIQ, from the exons ATGCCGAAGGAACAGTCTGCCGGGAAGCCCACGTCAAGGCGTTACAGCCCGGAGGAGAAGGCCGCCGCGGTGCGGATGGTCCGCGCTCTGCGTGCCGAGTTGGGCACCGAGCAGGGCACGGTGTCGCGGGTGGCCCGCCAGCTCGGGTACGGGGTGGAGTCGGTGCGCTCGTGGGTGCGCCAGGCTGACATCGACGACGGGTACGCACCGGGAGTGTCCACTGCGGAGTCGGCGCGGATCAAAGCGCTTGAACAGGAGAACCGAGAACTCAAGCGTGCCAACGAAATACTGAAGCGAGCGGCCA AGTTTCTTCGGGGCGGAGCTCGACCGCCAACACAAGAAGTAGTCGACTTCGTCGACGCCCATCGCGCCGAGTTCGGGGTCGAGCCCATCATCACCGTCCTGCGCACCGCAGGTGTCGATGGCCCCGAGCACCTACTACGACACCAAGACCCGCGCGCCGTCGGCGCGCGCGCAGACGAGGTCCTGGGGCCTGCCCTGGTGGCGTTGTGGGAGGACAATTACCGCGTCTACGGGGCGCGCAAGCTGTGGAAAGCCGCCCGCCGCGCTGGCCACGACGTCGGCCGCGACCAGGTCGCGCGGCTGATGCGCGCGGCCGGCATCCACGGAGTGCGCCGCGGTAAACGGGTGCCCACCACCACACCGGACCCGGCCGCGGCGCGCCACCCGGATCTGGTCAACCGGAAGTTCAGCGCGAGCGCGCCCAACCAATTGTGGGTCACCGATCTGACGTTCGTGCCGACCTGGTCGGGGGTGGCCTATGTCTGCTTCATCGTCGACGCCTACTCCCGGATGATCGTGGGCTGGCGAGTGGCGTCTCACATGCGCACCACCATGGTGCTCGACGCGTTGGAAATGGCCCGCTGGTCACGCGGAAACCTGTTGGAAGGCTTGACATGTCACTCCGATGCCGGATCGCAGTTCACGTCCATCCGCTACGGGGAACGGCTCGCCGAGATCGGCGCGGTGCCCTCGATCGGTTCAATCGGAGACAGTTTCGATAACGCCCTCGCCGAGACAGTCAACGGCTACTACAAAGCCGAGCTGATCTACGGCCCCGCCCGCAGCGGTCCATGGAAGACCGTCGAGGACGTCGAACTGGCCACCCTGGGCTGGGTCTACTGGCACAACACCAACCGCCTCCACAGCTACCTCGATGACGTTTCACCCACAGAGTTCGAAGCAGCGTTCTACGATGCCCAACGGACCGACCAACCCCTGGTCGCAATCCAATAG
- a CDS encoding AAA family ATPase, producing MEKPTDAGKLILLHGEPGTGKTTAIRALIRHLQCWCRAQYISDPERVFSSPVTRPGESRDCIC from the coding sequence ATGGAGAAGCCAACGGACGCCGGCAAGCTGATCCTGTTGCACGGCGAGCCCGGCACCGGCAAGACCACTGCGATCAGAGCCTTGATCCGCCATTTGCAATGCTGGTGCCGGGCGCAGTACATATCCGACCCTGAGCGCGTGTTCTCAAGTCCCGTGACCCGTCCCGGTGAGTCCAGAGACTGCATTTGTTGA
- a CDS encoding helix-turn-helix domain-containing protein: MVLAITTLLLAGQPTPNARSSRRGVSHTLALFATGFVVLAFAAYFFGSVAATQPPSGNRPLANTLIIIGETNEAMTPAGAFPDAEATSGAREACKMAWIQFMPASGMIALGASLLVAGIGLMLTHHAANNPAPNKQLTTLGNILSGLALAGTTTLLMYNALVFVEVMQEELEVPPWAHAKFFVWFFGTVLIVAIVAIVVRKTFPMSYVKRSKFPKLKFARRHNETDQFWAEVLNPRYRIVETLAVLTALYLIAVLVFSWALSRWEFVFLSHWRITDRVQLWDSIFLGLYVPGLLNIILAFSMPGVYNGTENLWHGRRLRTVFDRGKRRRIRDVRQGEDAITEVGSLRSYEVLDVREVTGGDYWLHLKPIIRGRAVADKRHLAQTSKIYSPAYHVFIHKLVGIDGGSDDEQSLSEMTREFGVRIRGHRKALRLREGEVASRCGIRTGEYCRLESGQRNVSLETVVKLAEVFEVNVEDLVEELPSPNPD; this comes from the coding sequence ATGGTTCTCGCAATCACGACGCTGCTACTGGCTGGGCAACCAACGCCGAATGCGAGAAGCTCCCGCCGCGGCGTTTCTCACACTCTTGCGTTGTTCGCCACTGGCTTCGTCGTTCTTGCCTTCGCAGCGTATTTCTTTGGATCGGTTGCTGCCACTCAACCACCCAGCGGAAACCGCCCTCTAGCGAACACGTTAATAATCATAGGTGAAACAAATGAGGCTATGACGCCCGCTGGCGCATTTCCTGACGCTGAGGCGACCAGCGGCGCTCGGGAAGCATGCAAAATGGCCTGGATTCAATTTATGCCCGCTTCGGGGATGATTGCGCTTGGCGCGTCCCTACTTGTGGCCGGCATCGGTCTAATGCTGACACACCATGCGGCGAATAACCCCGCTCCGAACAAGCAGCTCACCACCCTTGGCAATATCCTTTCTGGATTGGCGCTCGCCGGAACGACGACACTTCTGATGTACAACGCCCTTGTGTTTGTGGAGGTGATGCAGGAGGAATTAGAAGTACCACCCTGGGCGCACGCAAAGTTCTTTGTATGGTTTTTTGGGACCGTATTGATAGTAGCGATTGTGGCGATCGTTGTTAGAAAGACGTTCCCAATGAGCTATGTCAAACGATCAAAATTTCCTAAGCTAAAGTTTGCGCGTCGGCACAATGAGACAGATCAATTCTGGGCAGAGGTGCTCAATCCCCGGTATCGTATAGTGGAGACACTGGCAGTGTTAACCGCACTGTATTTGATCGCTGTTCTAGTATTCTCATGGGCATTGTCACGTTGGGAGTTTGTGTTCCTGTCGCACTGGCGGATTACTGATCGTGTCCAGCTGTGGGATTCCATTTTCCTTGGTTTGTATGTTCCCGGGTTGCTAAACATTATTCTTGCATTCTCAATGCCGGGTGTATACAACGGTACCGAAAACCTGTGGCATGGCCGTCGTCTCAGGACTGTGTTTGACCGAGGCAAGCGACGTAGGATTAGAGATGTTAGACAAGGTGAAGACGCAATTACAGAAGTCGGGTCGCTGCGATCGTACGAAGTCTTGGATGTGCGGGAGGTAACGGGCGGCGATTACTGGCTACACTTGAAGCCGATTATTCGGGGCAGGGCTGTGGCGGACAAGCGCCACCTCGCGCAGACAAGCAAGATCTATTCTCCTGCGTATCACGTTTTTATCCACAAGCTTGTCGGCATTGACGGTGGATCAGACGACGAACAGTCGTTAAGTGAAATGACCCGAGAATTTGGCGTTCGTATCCGTGGCCACCGGAAAGCTCTAAGGTTGAGGGAAGGGGAGGTTGCCTCTCGATGCGGCATCCGAACGGGAGAATATTGCAGACTCGAGTCTGGCCAGAGGAACGTTTCGCTGGAAACAGTTGTCAAGCTTGCAGAAGTATTTGAAGTCAATGTTGAAGACTTGGTAGAGGAGTTGCCCAGTCCTAACCCAGATTAG
- the istB gene encoding IS21-like element helper ATPase IstB has product MSGPPRTGPSNDPTPRTPKTTTTTTGDESPSAAASRYQQLRSHLAELKLAAAAEALPAVLDQAAAENLSLTVALERLLAVEVEASTARRLAGRLRFACLPTPATLDDFDVDSAAGIDRKLIDELGTCRYLQSATNILLIGPPGTGKTHLSVGLARAAAHAGYRTYFTTAADLAARCHRAAIEGRWATTMRFYAGPTLLVIDELGYLPLPAEAASALFQVVSQRYLKTSIVITTNRGVGAWGEILGDTTVAAAMLDRLLHRSVVINLDGESYRLRDHQAAAETLRRTTTGTRQQLH; this is encoded by the coding sequence ATGAGCGGGCCGCCCAGAACAGGACCATCCAATGACCCCACACCCCGCACCCCAAAGACCACCACCACGACCACCGGCGACGAGTCGCCGTCGGCGGCGGCGTCGCGGTATCAGCAGCTGCGTTCGCATCTGGCCGAACTCAAACTGGCCGCGGCCGCCGAAGCCCTGCCCGCGGTCTTGGACCAGGCCGCCGCCGAGAACCTCTCGCTGACCGTGGCCCTGGAGCGACTGCTGGCCGTGGAAGTCGAAGCCAGCACCGCCCGCCGACTGGCGGGCCGGCTACGGTTCGCCTGCCTGCCCACCCCGGCCACCCTCGATGATTTCGATGTCGATTCCGCCGCCGGCATCGACCGCAAGCTCATCGACGAACTGGGCACCTGCCGCTACCTGCAATCAGCGACCAACATCTTGTTAATCGGACCACCGGGCACCGGCAAAACCCACCTCTCCGTGGGATTGGCCCGCGCCGCCGCGCACGCCGGTTACCGGACATACTTCACGACCGCCGCCGACCTCGCCGCACGGTGTCACCGCGCCGCGATCGAGGGACGCTGGGCCACCACGATGCGGTTCTACGCCGGACCGACCCTGCTGGTTATCGACGAACTCGGGTATTTACCGCTGCCCGCCGAGGCTGCCTCCGCATTGTTTCAGGTTGTGTCCCAACGGTATTTGAAGACCAGCATCGTCATCACCACCAACCGCGGGGTGGGTGCGTGGGGCGAAATCCTCGGCGACACCACCGTCGCCGCAGCCATGCTCGACCGTCTGCTGCACCGCTCGGTGGTCATCAACCTCGACGGCGAGTCCTACCGCCTCCGCGACCACCAGGCCGCCGCCGAAACCCTGCGCCGCACCACCACCGGCACCCGCCAACAACTACACTGA
- a CDS encoding NRAMP family divalent metal transporter, with protein MKRRGLAFGALLAVVGPGLLAGLSDDDPAGITTYSVLGADYGYQLLWVLLLSTVALIMFHVLAVRTGVVTGQGLVGLVRQRYGVRIGGAVLAALVVANIGTTCAEFAGIAAGFELFGTNRYISVPVAALLVSALVLRGSFHRIEHFLLLLSTVFLAYIASGLLAQPNWGEAVQGLVVPTMPANFDAIAIVTATVGTTLAPWGLSFIQSYAVDKKLRPKDLGLERLDVVIGAVLTGVIGFFVVVACAATLHRDGRTISDASDAALALEPLAGHAASTLFAVGLIGAALLAASILPLSTAYSVCEFAGFEAALNDPFREAKTFYVTFGLVTLLGSVIVMIPGVPLVTVLVATQVLNAVLLIPLLCVMIGIARDGTLMGRFRLHRVGTVAYALVTAVVMACVAVLAVVSA; from the coding sequence GTGAAACGCCGTGGCCTGGCTTTCGGAGCGCTTCTGGCAGTGGTTGGCCCCGGCCTGCTGGCAGGACTGTCCGACGATGATCCCGCCGGCATCACGACGTACTCGGTGCTCGGAGCCGACTACGGTTACCAGCTCCTCTGGGTACTGCTGTTGTCCACGGTCGCACTCATCATGTTCCACGTGCTCGCCGTGCGCACCGGCGTTGTCACCGGCCAAGGACTGGTCGGCCTTGTCCGCCAACGGTATGGCGTGCGAATTGGCGGCGCAGTTCTCGCCGCACTTGTAGTCGCCAACATCGGCACGACATGTGCCGAGTTCGCAGGCATAGCAGCCGGATTCGAGTTGTTCGGAACGAACCGCTACATCTCTGTTCCCGTTGCGGCACTACTCGTTTCAGCGCTCGTGTTGCGGGGCAGCTTCCACCGCATCGAACACTTCCTACTGTTGTTGTCGACGGTTTTTCTGGCGTATATCGCGTCGGGTCTACTGGCCCAGCCGAATTGGGGCGAAGCGGTCCAGGGTCTGGTCGTGCCCACCATGCCTGCGAATTTCGATGCCATCGCGATCGTCACGGCCACCGTGGGAACGACGCTCGCGCCGTGGGGGCTGTCGTTCATCCAGTCCTACGCCGTCGACAAGAAGTTGCGTCCGAAAGATCTGGGTTTGGAACGCCTCGACGTGGTGATCGGTGCGGTTCTGACCGGGGTGATCGGGTTCTTCGTCGTCGTGGCGTGCGCAGCGACCCTGCACCGCGACGGCCGCACGATCAGCGACGCGTCGGACGCGGCATTGGCGCTGGAACCGCTGGCCGGACATGCTGCGTCCACGTTGTTTGCCGTGGGCTTGATCGGGGCGGCGCTGCTGGCCGCCTCCATCCTTCCGTTGTCGACGGCGTACTCGGTGTGCGAATTCGCCGGCTTCGAGGCCGCACTCAACGACCCATTTCGCGAAGCGAAGACCTTCTATGTGACGTTCGGGCTGGTGACGCTGCTCGGCTCGGTCATTGTCATGATTCCCGGCGTTCCGCTGGTTACCGTCCTCGTCGCCACCCAGGTTCTCAACGCGGTCCTGCTGATTCCTCTGCTTTGCGTGATGATCGGCATCGCCCGCGACGGCACCCTTATGGGCCGGTTCAGACTGCACCGAGTCGGGACCGTCGCCTATGCGCTGGTCACCGCAGTGGTCATGGCTTGTGTCGCCGTACTGGCGGTGGTCTCAGCATGA
- a CDS encoding UvrD-helicase domain-containing protein: protein MTFDLTGQAKDAYEQDGRVMVLGGPGSGKTTLALLKAKRLLLDLEPEQEVLFLSFSRAAVRQVVLRCRDVLTASERARISVQTYHAFCLTILRAHGRLLTGQPTRILFPDREKVAKANFEGDWSAERDRLATEENVYVFDYFASGAARLIDGVAKVAELVADRFPVIILDEFQDTSDSQWELVQALAIRSTVIILADADQRIFEYDDKVDPNRLDQVRAILKPSEFDLGGENHRSPDAGILQFADAVLRNRALPDTADVKVVSVYPRALESTTHAAVRWLYSQLRTQGVKRPSIAVLARANTLVSDVSGWLSSARTYNGSELKPVAHDVLWDVELSAAAAQIVASILEWPLQDSVSAVAGTINAIANFYDVKSAISNTPIASAIKARDSYRANAEALIEGGNVRLKAAKHLVEQNEAMPAYVGNPVTDWRAAQDILVGAGLKDIVQAARFIRLFGASDEIGGRLSEQWDHSGGYDNAAELVRRTLDQGRLMTELREPQGCVLMNIHKSKGKEFDGVLIVEAQYKGVFFDGREEPPHMSSRRLLRVAITRARHKVIIVRPKGAPPLVDPNKQR, encoded by the coding sequence ATGACTTTCGATCTGACTGGCCAAGCTAAGGACGCTTATGAACAAGACGGCCGCGTCATGGTGCTTGGCGGTCCCGGCTCCGGCAAGACCACCCTCGCACTACTCAAGGCCAAGCGCTTGCTCCTGGACCTCGAACCCGAACAAGAGGTCTTGTTCTTGAGCTTCTCACGTGCCGCCGTCCGACAAGTAGTGCTGCGGTGCCGCGACGTCCTCACCGCGTCCGAACGCGCTCGAATCTCGGTCCAGACCTATCACGCTTTCTGCTTGACCATCCTTCGTGCTCATGGCCGCCTGCTGACCGGACAGCCGACACGAATCTTGTTCCCTGATCGCGAAAAGGTGGCGAAGGCAAATTTTGAGGGCGACTGGAGCGCCGAACGCGACCGGCTCGCTACCGAGGAGAACGTGTACGTGTTTGACTACTTCGCAAGCGGGGCAGCTCGTTTGATCGATGGAGTCGCAAAGGTCGCTGAGCTTGTGGCGGACAGATTCCCCGTGATCATCCTCGATGAGTTTCAGGACACGAGTGACTCGCAATGGGAACTTGTCCAAGCGCTCGCTATCCGAAGTACGGTCATCATTTTGGCGGACGCCGACCAACGCATCTTTGAGTACGACGACAAAGTCGACCCGAACCGACTCGATCAGGTCAGAGCCATTCTTAAGCCGAGCGAGTTTGACTTGGGCGGCGAAAACCATCGAAGCCCTGATGCCGGGATTCTGCAGTTCGCGGATGCAGTGCTTCGAAACCGCGCGCTGCCCGATACGGCCGACGTCAAGGTGGTATCCGTCTACCCAAGGGCGCTCGAATCGACGACCCATGCTGCGGTGCGATGGCTCTACTCGCAGCTGCGAACGCAAGGCGTAAAGCGCCCTAGCATCGCCGTCCTTGCCCGTGCCAACACGCTGGTCTCTGACGTCTCCGGCTGGTTGTCGAGCGCACGAACCTACAACGGATCAGAACTCAAACCGGTGGCCCACGATGTCTTGTGGGACGTCGAACTCTCTGCTGCGGCAGCCCAAATCGTCGCCTCCATCCTTGAATGGCCCCTACAGGATTCCGTGAGTGCTGTGGCCGGGACGATTAACGCTATAGCGAACTTCTATGACGTCAAGAGCGCAATCAGCAACACGCCGATCGCCAGTGCGATCAAGGCCAGAGATAGTTACCGCGCAAATGCCGAGGCACTCATTGAGGGCGGTAACGTCCGGCTAAAGGCTGCCAAGCATCTCGTTGAGCAGAACGAAGCCATGCCTGCCTACGTCGGCAACCCTGTAACCGACTGGAGGGCGGCGCAGGACATACTCGTGGGAGCAGGACTGAAGGACATCGTCCAAGCGGCACGGTTCATCAGGTTGTTTGGTGCCTCGGACGAAATCGGTGGACGGCTCTCCGAGCAATGGGACCACTCTGGTGGCTACGACAACGCAGCTGAACTGGTACGTCGAACGCTCGACCAAGGCCGCTTGATGACAGAGCTACGCGAACCTCAGGGCTGCGTATTGATGAATATCCACAAATCCAAAGGCAAGGAATTTGACGGGGTCCTCATCGTTGAAGCGCAGTACAAGGGAGTGTTCTTCGATGGGCGCGAGGAGCCGCCTCACATGTCAAGCCGACGCCTACTTCGGGTAGCGATCACTCGTGCACGCCACAAAGTAATAATCGTCCGACCCAAAGGTGCCCCACCGCTTGTGGATCCCAACAAGCAGCGCTAG
- a CDS encoding ATP-dependent nuclease: MRARYLRIQNFRGTKDGEVHFQPHTLLVGGNNVGKSTICEAMDLVLGPERLYRRPVIDEHDFYLGQYVDDEGNPLDVRIDLVLTDLADEERRRFGDQHLRLWDNDTGLFIDDEPGGSERADGETVEWGLPVCFIGRYDKDEDDFVGETYFSHPEPVPDELDPEQLASLGGGRSVFHRTHKRLVGYVYLRALRTGSRALSLQRGSLLDTILQLGGEGSAEMWMGTLNHLSTLTPAIGDITQLQTVRDTLKERLGKFVESPWF, translated from the coding sequence ATGAGGGCTCGGTATTTGCGTATTCAGAATTTCCGCGGCACCAAGGATGGCGAGGTGCATTTCCAGCCTCATACTCTGCTCGTGGGCGGCAATAATGTCGGAAAGTCCACGATTTGCGAAGCTATGGATCTCGTACTTGGGCCCGAACGCCTGTACCGCAGGCCGGTGATTGATGAGCATGATTTCTATCTTGGTCAGTACGTGGACGACGAAGGCAATCCGCTCGATGTACGGATCGACCTCGTACTCACTGACTTGGCCGATGAAGAGCGCCGTCGATTCGGGGATCAGCACCTGCGCTTGTGGGACAACGACACCGGGTTGTTTATCGACGACGAACCTGGAGGCTCAGAGCGCGCAGACGGCGAGACTGTGGAATGGGGCTTACCCGTCTGCTTCATCGGTCGATACGACAAGGACGAAGACGACTTTGTCGGGGAGACGTACTTTTCCCATCCCGAGCCTGTGCCGGATGAACTTGACCCTGAACAGCTTGCCTCGCTCGGTGGTGGCCGATCGGTCTTTCACCGGACACATAAACGCCTCGTTGGCTATGTGTATCTCCGAGCCTTGCGCACAGGATCCCGCGCACTTAGCCTCCAGCGCGGTTCCCTCCTTGACACCATCCTTCAGCTAGGCGGTGAGGGCTCAGCCGAAATGTGGATGGGCACCCTCAATCATCTATCCACGCTCACACCGGCTATCGGTGACATTACCCAACTTCAGACAGTGCGCGACACACTCAAGGAGCGGCTCGGCAAGTTCGTTGAATCGCCCTGGTTCTGA